The Methanococcoides methylutens genome segment TAGCTACATATACCTTCTTCCCCGTGAAGGGGTCCAGCCCTGTGTGGAACATGCAGGTGGCAGCTGTCATGGGTGTTGGTGTGAAGTCCTGCACCTGTTCAGTATACCTGTTCGTTTCCTTTATGTACTCTGCCAGTTCGACCATGTCTTCCATGGTGCAGGCAGGGTGTCCTGACATGAGGAACGTCACAAGATACTGGTCTTTGTTAAGCTTCTTGTTCGTCTTCTCAAAGATGTCGGCAAATTCCTCGAAAACCTCTTTTCCAGGCTTTTTCATGCAGTCGGTAACCTCTTTAGAATAGTGTTCAGGAGCGATCTTCAGCTGTCCACTGATATGATGTTCACATAGCTCTTCGATATATTCAGGGTCGAGAAGTGCAAGGTCATAACGTACACCGTAACTTACAAAGACGTTCTTTACCTCGGGGATCTCCCGGAGGAGACGTAACATCTCTATGTTCTCTTTGTGGGATGTGTCCATGGAGGGGCAGGGTTCAGGATACAGGCAGAGCTTATCCTTGCATGCTCCGCTCTTTTCCCATTTCTTGCACTTCATGGCATACATGTTGGCGCTGGGACCTCCGACTCCGATTATATTGCCTTTGAATCCTTTTAGTTTCGTAAGCAAGTGTGCTTCACGCACTATGGACTCGATGCTTCGACTTGAAACGGTACGTCCCTGATGCTGGGTTATGGCGCAGAAAGAGCAGCTTCCAAAGCAACCCCTGTGAGTTGTAATTGAGAATTTAACAGTTTCCAGTGCCGGCACTTTTTCCTTGTAAGAGGGATGTTCTTCCCTTGTGTATGGCAACTCGTAGACATGGTCAAGTTCTTCCTGTGAAAGCTGCCTCATCGGAGGGTTCTGGATGATGGTTGTTTTTGGATGGGGCTGTATTAGCGCTATGCCTCTGACAGGGTCCTGCTGTTCATACATCAGCTTGAATGCTTTTGCATAGAGTTGCTTGTCAGATGATACTTCTGTGTAGGAAGGAAGTTCCACGTAAGGGAAAGTGGTATCTTCACTTGTCTTCATTTCCTTCCACTTTTTCACTTCCAGCTTCCAGGCAGTTCCCTTGATATCCCTTATGCTGCTGATATCCTCGCCTGCATCAAGTCTTCGGGCAATTTCTGTGGTCTGCAATTCTCCCATTCCATAGACCAGCAGGTCCGCAGGAGCATCTGCAAGTACGGATTGCCTTACTTTGTCGGACCAGTAGTCATATTCTGCAAAACGGCGGAGGGATGCCTCGATACCTCCGATCACTATCGGTACGTCAGGGTATGCTTGCTTCAGTCTGTTGGAATAAACGACAGTTGCACGATTCGGACGCATTCCGGTTTTGCCTCCGGGGGAGTACAGGTCCTTTGGCCGGGGTTTGAGTGCAGGTGTGTAATTGCTGACCATTGAGTCAGTGTTGCCAGCAGCTACTGCGAAAAAGAGGCGTGGTCTGCCAAGTTTCATGAAGTCATCGGTATTATCCCATTCTGGCTGGGCGATGATACCTACTTTAAAACCGGCATCTTCGAGGACACGGCCTATTATCGTTGCACCAAAGCCTGGATGGTCTACGTATGCATCCCCGGAAATGATGATGATATCAAGCTCATCCCATCCGCGTCTTTTGCACTCTTTGCGGTCCATGGGGAGGAATCCAGACTCATAAGAGCCTTTTTGTTTACGTTTTTTTCCTGACATGATCTTTCTCTTTATCGGAATGATTTTGACATTTGCAGGGACAGGAGTATCTGTTTATTCACGTCCTCACTGGTTACAGGACCGTGTCCTGGGTAAAGGGTGATAACGTCCAGATCGGTGAGCTTTTCAATGGATCTTGAGAGCTCTTCCATGTTACCTCCTGCAAAATCAGTACGTCCAATACCGCCATTAGGGAACACGGTATCCCCTGAAAAGAGCCCTTTGGAATAAGGTTCATAGAGGCTGATACCACCTGGGGTATGTCCGGGTGTATGGATCAGTTGAAGTGCTTCTGTGTCACTTATCCGGATGATGTCGCCGTCCTCATAGAGTATATCCGGTTCAAAGTTGGGTGCCGGGGATGAGAACAACATGGATGCGCTTGTCTCCTCACTTTTCAAAGATGCAGCATCGTCCTTGTGTATCGCTATGGGTGCGTCACAGAGCTCAGCCACAGGTTTTGCAGCTGCACTGTGATCGAAATGTCCATGGGTGAGGATGATCAGTTCGATATTCCTTGGGTCGGTAAGCTCTTCCAGCTTTTGGATAAGCTTGCTC includes the following:
- a CDS encoding YgiQ family radical SAM protein — translated: MSGKKRKQKGSYESGFLPMDRKECKRRGWDELDIIIISGDAYVDHPGFGATIIGRVLEDAGFKVGIIAQPEWDNTDDFMKLGRPRLFFAVAAGNTDSMVSNYTPALKPRPKDLYSPGGKTGMRPNRATVVYSNRLKQAYPDVPIVIGGIEASLRRFAEYDYWSDKVRQSVLADAPADLLVYGMGELQTTEIARRLDAGEDISSIRDIKGTAWKLEVKKWKEMKTSEDTTFPYVELPSYTEVSSDKQLYAKAFKLMYEQQDPVRGIALIQPHPKTTIIQNPPMRQLSQEELDHVYELPYTREEHPSYKEKVPALETVKFSITTHRGCFGSCSFCAITQHQGRTVSSRSIESIVREAHLLTKLKGFKGNIIGVGGPSANMYAMKCKKWEKSGACKDKLCLYPEPCPSMDTSHKENIEMLRLLREIPEVKNVFVSYGVRYDLALLDPEYIEELCEHHISGQLKIAPEHYSKEVTDCMKKPGKEVFEEFADIFEKTNKKLNKDQYLVTFLMSGHPACTMEDMVELAEYIKETNRYTEQVQDFTPTPMTAATCMFHTGLDPFTGKKVYVATSRREKNIQRAMMHYRDPRNQSLVYEGLKQAGREDLIGNTWNCLISRKGKKTSSFIKR
- a CDS encoding MBL fold metallo-hydrolase, with translation MKVQRINTSPYASNSYLINEKILIDPGMDTSKLIQKLEELTDPRNIELIILTHGHFDHSAAAKPVAELCDAPIAIHKDDAASLKSEETSASMLFSSPAPNFEPDILYEDGDIIRISDTEALQLIHTPGHTPGGISLYEPYSKGLFSGDTVFPNGGIGRTDFAGGNMEELSRSIEKLTDLDVITLYPGHGPVTSEDVNKQILLSLQMSKSFR